A single window of Nicotiana sylvestris chromosome 3, ASM39365v2, whole genome shotgun sequence DNA harbors:
- the LOC138887274 gene encoding uncharacterized protein, with protein MGDTSARKEIEETSQNASITKETTAHLEQTLLRFREELEQVRNLASLSITLAVADANNQNHTTPPAQPAHAQACNTCNNTPLHVPETQNTTKDHNTPIFVDTMPHYSHLIASAIEIDDKSSLIQNLAAEIKKLTSRIQDFESNKSVEGLNYEDLCVQPDVELPEGYKPPKFELFDGTSDLRVHLRMYCDKPVGVGRDEKIRMKLFMRSLKGDALSWYISQDAKKWTSWVNMASDFMDRFRFNTENALDLFYIQNLKKKPTETFREYATRWRSEATKVRPALEEEQMNRFFVRAQDSQYYERLMLIEGQKFSDIIKLGERIEEGIKNGMVTNLEALQTTNKALQSGG; from the coding sequence atgggagATACAAGTGCTAGAAAGGAAATCGAGGAAACCTCTCAGAACGCTTCAATCACTAAGGAAACTACTGCTCATCTTGAGCAAACTTTGCTGAGATTTCGAGAagaattggaacaagttcgaaaccTGGCAAGTCTGTCAATCACTCTTGCTGTTGCTGATGCCAACAACCAGAACCATACTACACCACCAGCACAACCCGCTCATGCCCAAGCCTGCAACACCTGCAACAACACTCCACTGCACGTTCCTGAAACACAAAATACCACAAAAGACCATAACACTCCAATCTTTGTGGACACCATGCCACATTACAGTCATCTAATCGCCAGTGCAATCGAGATAGATGACAAGAGCTCCCTCATTCAGAATTTGGCCGCTGAgatcaagaagttgactagccggatCCAAGATTTCGAAAGTAACAAAAGTGTTGAAGGGTTAAATTACGAAGATCTCTgtgttcagccagatgttgagctcccggaagggtacaaacctcccaagttcgaactATTCGACGGTACAAGTGATCTCAGGGTCCACCTCAGAATGTATTGTGATAAGCCGGTAGGAGTCGGAAGGGACGAGAAGATtcgcatgaagttgttcatgaggagtttgaagggtgatgctttatcatggtatattagccaggatgcaaagaaatggactagttgggtgaacatggcatctgactttatggatcggtttaggttcaacactgaGAACGCACTAGAtttgttctatatccagaatctcaagaagaagcccacagagacctttcgcgagtatgctactcgttggaggtcagaagctactaaggtcagaccggccttagaggaagaacaaatgaacaggttcttCGTCCGTGCTCAGGATTCGCAGTACTACGAGAGGCTGATGCTAATAGAGGGCCAaaagttctccgacatcatcaagttgggagaaagaatcgaagaaggcatcaaaaatgGTATGGTCACTAACCTCGAGGCATTGCAAactaccaacaaggctttacagtctggtggttaA